The Desmonostoc muscorum LEGE 12446 genome includes a region encoding these proteins:
- a CDS encoding DUF2808 domain-containing protein, whose protein sequence is MRRLFSALAVTGCLLTAFPALTWAQSLPGFTLFSGVKGENQLPFRLDFGGQSNGWDRYRLRIPGQRMKLAVAQFAITYPNYYEGIFDPKKVEVRVKGKPVKLSEVKWDKEGKLISIFPEEPVPAGSGVELVLSNVKNPSFGGMYYFNCQVLSPGDVPLLRYMGTWILSIS, encoded by the coding sequence ATGCGACGTTTATTTTCTGCTTTAGCCGTGACTGGCTGTTTGCTGACTGCATTTCCAGCCCTGACTTGGGCGCAAAGCTTACCTGGGTTTACGCTCTTTAGCGGTGTCAAAGGTGAGAATCAGCTGCCCTTCCGGTTAGATTTTGGTGGACAATCTAATGGTTGGGATCGTTATAGATTGAGGATTCCAGGTCAAAGAATGAAATTGGCAGTTGCTCAATTTGCCATTACCTATCCTAATTATTACGAAGGAATTTTTGACCCCAAAAAAGTTGAGGTACGAGTAAAAGGTAAACCGGTGAAGCTTTCTGAGGTGAAGTGGGACAAAGAAGGTAAGCTGATTAGTATTTTTCCCGAAGAACCGGTACCAGCAGGTAGTGGAGTTGAGTTAGTGTTATCTAACGTCAAAAACCCCTCCTTTGGTGGAATGTATTATTTTAACTGCCAAGTTCTCTCCCCTGGCGATGTACCACTACTGCGTTACATGGGGACATGGATTTTGAGCATTAGTTAA
- the rpmH gene encoding 50S ribosomal protein L34: MQRTLGGTSRKRKRTSGFRARMRTPDGRNVIRARRRKGRHRLSV; the protein is encoded by the coding sequence ATGCAAAGAACACTAGGCGGCACTTCTCGTAAGAGAAAAAGAACCTCTGGTTTTCGCGCTCGGATGCGGACACCAGATGGCAGAAACGTGATTAGGGCTAGAAGAAGAAAGGGGCGTCACCGTCTGAGCGTTTAA
- the rnpA gene encoding ribonuclease P protein component — protein MALPKANRLKSRKDFQAVFREGIRRHGSYLTLRALKPLCSINPSLDTPTETTQATDSGHLASTQIGISISTKVSKRAVVRNRIKRQITAALHDLLPKLSPGWRLVVVVKPTAAESKCVSPQFLQELEQLLAQAEVFDGHS, from the coding sequence GTGGCTTTGCCCAAAGCAAATCGGCTAAAATCCCGAAAAGATTTCCAGGCAGTTTTCCGGGAAGGAATTCGGCGTCATGGCTCTTACTTAACATTGAGAGCCTTAAAACCTTTATGTTCGATAAATCCTTCTTTGGATACCCCCACTGAGACTACACAAGCAACCGACTCAGGACATCTTGCCAGCACGCAAATTGGCATTTCGATTAGCACAAAAGTCAGTAAAAGAGCAGTGGTTCGCAACCGAATCAAACGGCAGATTACTGCTGCTTTACACGATTTATTGCCCAAATTATCACCAGGATGGCGGCTAGTGGTGGTTGTCAAACCCACAGCAGCAGAATCTAAGTGCGTAAGCCCACAATTTCTGCAAGAATTAGAGCAGTTGTTGGCACAAGCTGAGGTGTTCGATGGGCATTCGTGA
- a CDS encoding PH domain-containing protein — protein MGIREEVYYEGGPHVGDLIINLLIGLSVVGIPLTVGAIVRALWLRFRITDRRVTVTGGWQGRDRTDVIYSEIVKVVKVPRGIGLWGDMVLTLKNGSRLELRAIPNFREVYDYINEKIAAKNPQYSGAANN, from the coding sequence ATGGGCATTCGTGAAGAAGTTTATTATGAAGGCGGTCCCCATGTTGGGGATCTAATTATAAACCTGCTAATTGGGCTAAGCGTCGTTGGCATACCCTTGACAGTAGGGGCAATTGTTAGAGCATTATGGCTGCGTTTCCGCATCACCGATCGCCGAGTTACCGTGACAGGAGGTTGGCAAGGGCGCGATCGCACTGACGTAATTTACTCAGAAATTGTCAAAGTTGTCAAAGTCCCCCGTGGCATAGGCCTTTGGGGAGATATGGTACTAACCCTGAAAAACGGCAGTCGTCTGGAATTGCGTGCAATTCCTAATTTTCGGGAAGTCTATGACTACATTAATGAAAAAATTGCTGCGAAAAATCCCCAATATAGCGGCGCTGCTAACAATTGA
- the yidC gene encoding membrane protein insertase YidC, with protein MDFGIGFLSNNVMLPIIDFFYGIFPSYGLAIVALTLIVRFALYPLSAGSIRNMRKMRIVQPLMQKRMAEIKERYKDDPQKQQEEMVNVQKEFGNPLAGCFPLLVQMPVLLALFATLRGSPFAGVNYSVNLQVFPAEQIEQIQPQAFATPPQNIYVADGEHVKVTAILPSGNKLAVGEQTKIQYQTIEGKPFQVLLAEHPETKLIPEWKVTKGEERVKVDAEGNLQALQPGEVTLQGTIPGLAAEKGFLFIDALGRVGATDPDGTIHWDIVAMIVFFGISLYVSQMLSGQNSSGGNPNQDTVNKITPVIFSGMFLFFPLPAGVLMYMVIGNIFQTAQTYLLSREPLPEELQKIVADQEKQAAVTEQKALPFEPKSSKKKATGGS; from the coding sequence ATGGATTTTGGTATCGGCTTTCTCTCGAACAACGTGATGCTGCCAATCATAGATTTTTTCTATGGTATTTTTCCTAGCTATGGATTGGCGATCGTTGCTTTGACACTGATAGTCCGCTTTGCGCTCTATCCCCTGAGTGCTGGCTCAATTCGCAACATGCGGAAGATGCGAATTGTACAACCTCTGATGCAAAAGCGGATGGCAGAAATCAAAGAGCGCTATAAGGACGATCCGCAGAAGCAGCAGGAAGAAATGGTCAATGTCCAAAAAGAATTTGGCAACCCATTGGCGGGCTGTTTTCCCTTGCTAGTACAAATGCCTGTCTTATTAGCGCTGTTCGCCACTTTACGGGGTTCGCCTTTTGCAGGTGTGAACTACAGCGTTAACTTGCAAGTCTTTCCCGCAGAACAGATCGAACAAATTCAACCCCAAGCCTTTGCCACTCCTCCTCAAAATATTTACGTTGCTGATGGCGAACACGTTAAGGTAACTGCAATCCTGCCCAGCGGTAACAAACTAGCGGTGGGAGAACAAACCAAAATACAGTATCAGACCATCGAGGGCAAACCATTTCAGGTACTTTTAGCAGAACACCCAGAAACAAAGCTGATTCCTGAATGGAAAGTCACCAAAGGGGAAGAAAGGGTAAAAGTTGACGCCGAGGGCAATTTGCAAGCCTTGCAACCAGGAGAGGTGACTCTTCAAGGAACAATTCCTGGATTAGCAGCAGAAAAAGGCTTCTTATTTATCGATGCCTTAGGTAGGGTTGGTGCAACCGATCCAGATGGCACAATCCACTGGGATATCGTCGCCATGATTGTCTTCTTTGGAATCAGCCTTTATGTTAGCCAAATGCTTTCCGGGCAAAATTCCAGCGGTGGCAATCCGAACCAGGACACAGTTAACAAAATCACCCCAGTCATCTTTTCTGGAATGTTTTTGTTCTTCCCCTTACCTGCTGGGGTGTTGATGTATATGGTGATTGGTAATATTTTCCAAACCGCACAAACTTATCTTCTCTCCCGCGAACCGCTACCAGAAGAACTGCAAAAAATCGTAGCAGATCAAGAAAAACAAGCAGCAGTCACAGAACAAAAAGCATTACCATTTGAGCCGAAAAGTTCCAAGAAAAAAGCTACAGGGGGTTCATGA
- a CDS encoding Jag family protein has translation MSNIPMQRGQQWLKTLLELSGISTEIHGNVETAQPDEDSPESDNYWLTIDQTNLTPEQIQVLIGADGSVLDAIQYLANSVLNLSQSQEEQASYTIELNGYRVKREAEIRALAEAAADEVRFSGREVEIKSLSSAERRQIHTFLKDFGDLETFSRGKEPHRHLVVRPAGLE, from the coding sequence ATGAGTAATATTCCCATGCAGCGAGGTCAGCAGTGGTTAAAAACACTGCTGGAACTCAGTGGAATATCTACTGAGATTCACGGTAATGTAGAAACTGCCCAACCAGACGAGGATTCCCCAGAATCAGATAACTACTGGTTGACAATTGATCAAACGAATTTGACACCAGAACAAATCCAGGTATTAATTGGTGCCGATGGTTCTGTACTAGATGCCATTCAGTATCTAGCAAATTCGGTTCTTAACTTGAGCCAATCCCAAGAAGAACAAGCTTCTTACACTATTGAGTTGAATGGCTACCGTGTCAAAAGAGAAGCCGAAATTCGCGCACTAGCAGAAGCAGCAGCCGATGAAGTGCGCTTTTCTGGTAGAGAAGTAGAAATCAAATCCCTCAGTTCTGCGGAACGGCGTCAAATCCATACTTTCTTGAAAGACTTTGGAGATTTGGAAACCTTCAGTCGCGGTAAAGAACCACATCGTCATTTGGTTGTGCGTCCAGCTGGGTTGGAATAA
- a CDS encoding YceD family protein, translating to MDAIYIPQLTRASERTEEVEIQEFLPGLETLTPVRGRVRVQHHGNYLEVSGQAETIITCTCNRCLQQYNRRLGLETKEIIWLEETANQLKDLPLEREVTMEDLVETLPPDGYFSPSEWLYEQMSLAVPQRQLCDRNCPGIPASSTIDSSDISDTSETPVDNRWASLEALKKQLPGQ from the coding sequence ATGGACGCAATTTATATTCCGCAGCTAACTAGAGCATCGGAGCGGACAGAGGAAGTTGAAATTCAGGAATTTCTGCCTGGTCTGGAAACCTTGACACCAGTTCGTGGTCGTGTGCGTGTGCAGCATCATGGCAATTACCTGGAAGTGTCCGGTCAGGCAGAAACAATTATTACTTGCACCTGCAACCGCTGTTTGCAGCAATACAATCGACGTTTAGGGCTTGAGACAAAGGAAATCATCTGGTTAGAAGAAACTGCAAATCAGCTAAAAGACTTGCCTCTAGAAAGGGAAGTGACTATGGAAGATTTGGTAGAAACTTTACCACCTGATGGTTATTTTTCTCCCAGCGAATGGCTGTATGAGCAGATGTCTTTAGCAGTGCCTCAACGCCAACTGTGCGATCGCAATTGTCCAGGTATTCCTGCAAGTAGTACTATTGATAGTTCTGATATTTCTGATACTTCTGAAACTCCAGTTGATAACCGTTGGGCTTCTCTGGAAGCACTGAAAAAGCAACTTCCCGGACAATAA
- a CDS encoding ATP-dependent nuclease, with amino-acid sequence MFISKFQVFNYKSYLDSGLIQFTPGINIIVGQNNSGKTSLLEAFTLNFDNQPHLSLKTFPTKSKRINQESQVKVSLLIQKEELLTFLKDIQSPIGILEPAIIFDDEESAIQYYMDLRNESPPEAMDMRNNLIVDIFKKFKNFLDTSEHIEINLSIFSKFKLETSTLEKLSTFEFYSPVGSTEKGEYTFYKIKYDEDEELIIEINEDLYDWINSYQAQINESMGYKLFEFFAHKIYRFKAERLIIGNCRFENNPELKSDMSNLAEVLSILQGINPERFRRFNDYVSSVLPQIKGVSVRHQDDSIVEIMIWTIDPKSERDDLSFPLASCGTGVSQVLVILCILITSQEPRTIIIDEPQSFLHPGAAKKLIETLKQFPQHQYFIATHSPEIIASANPSTIIKLQYQDCETTASVINTKDIESQNEILAELGVRLSDVFGADNILWVEGQTEEKCFPLVLEKIASIPLMGIKILSVNSTDALLDGKRSDLVFDIYKKLTTGATLFPPAIGFIFDRENKTEAKIQELEKRGANFLRLPMYENYLLDPEPISMVINEEARWLETPISITQVQEYLDKIKQEKSYLLQGVKREQVSDNNWLYKIHGAKILESMFQELCENKLEFRKTKHSYKLTEWLVENKPDFLSELAEELGNYLKKNQ; translated from the coding sequence ATGTTTATATCCAAGTTTCAAGTATTTAATTATAAGTCATATCTCGATTCTGGTCTAATTCAATTTACTCCAGGTATCAATATAATTGTCGGGCAAAATAATTCAGGTAAAACTTCTTTACTTGAAGCATTTACACTCAATTTTGATAATCAACCACATTTAAGCTTAAAAACTTTTCCTACTAAATCAAAAAGAATAAATCAAGAATCACAAGTAAAGGTTTCTTTATTGATTCAAAAGGAAGAATTGTTGACTTTCTTAAAAGATATTCAATCTCCAATTGGAATCCTAGAACCAGCAATAATATTTGATGACGAAGAGTCTGCTATTCAATATTATATGGATTTAAGAAATGAAAGTCCTCCTGAGGCGATGGATATGCGAAATAATCTGATAGTTGATATATTCAAAAAATTTAAGAATTTTTTGGATACTTCTGAGCATATAGAGATAAATTTATCGATATTTTCTAAATTTAAACTAGAAACTAGTACCTTAGAAAAATTATCTACCTTTGAATTTTATAGTCCAGTTGGATCAACCGAAAAAGGTGAATATACATTTTATAAAATCAAATATGATGAAGATGAAGAATTAATTATTGAAATAAATGAAGATCTGTATGATTGGATTAATTCTTATCAAGCACAAATTAATGAAAGCATGGGCTATAAATTATTTGAATTTTTTGCACATAAAATATATCGATTTAAAGCTGAACGTTTAATTATTGGAAATTGTAGGTTTGAAAATAATCCTGAACTTAAATCAGATATGTCTAATCTGGCTGAAGTTCTCAGCATATTACAAGGAATAAATCCAGAACGTTTTAGAAGGTTTAATGATTATGTTTCGAGTGTTTTACCACAAATAAAAGGTGTTTCTGTACGACATCAAGATGATTCTATAGTTGAAATTATGATATGGACAATAGATCCTAAGAGTGAAAGAGATGACTTATCATTCCCACTTGCATCATGTGGAACTGGAGTAAGTCAAGTTCTGGTAATTTTATGCATTTTGATTACCTCTCAAGAACCGCGTACTATCATTATTGATGAACCACAATCATTCCTACATCCAGGAGCAGCAAAAAAACTTATAGAAACTCTTAAACAATTTCCACAGCACCAATATTTTATTGCTACTCATTCGCCAGAAATTATCGCATCTGCGAATCCATCTACTATTATCAAACTCCAATATCAAGATTGTGAAACAACAGCATCAGTAATAAATACAAAAGATATAGAATCACAAAACGAAATTTTAGCTGAACTTGGAGTTAGGTTATCCGATGTTTTTGGTGCTGATAATATTCTCTGGGTAGAAGGACAAACTGAGGAGAAATGTTTTCCACTTGTATTGGAGAAAATTGCAAGCATACCATTAATGGGTATTAAAATTTTATCTGTCAATAGCACTGATGCTCTTTTGGATGGAAAACGGTCTGACCTTGTTTTTGATATTTATAAAAAACTTACAACGGGAGCAACTCTGTTTCCGCCAGCAATTGGATTTATATTCGATAGAGAAAATAAAACAGAAGCAAAGATTCAAGAACTAGAGAAGAGAGGTGCGAATTTTTTACGCCTACCTATGTATGAAAATTATCTACTTGATCCTGAACCTATATCAATGGTAATTAATGAAGAAGCTAGATGGCTAGAAACACCTATCAGCATTACTCAAGTTCAAGAATATCTTGACAAAATCAAACAGGAAAAATCCTATCTGCTTCAAGGCGTAAAAAGAGAACAAGTTTCAGATAATAATTGGTTATATAAGATTCACGGTGCAAAGATACTTGAAAGCATGTTCCAAGAATTATGTGAGAATAAATTGGAATTTAGAAAAACTAAACACTCTTATAAGCTTACAGAATGGTTAGTTGAGAATAAACCTGATTTCTTGTCTGAACTGGCTGAAGAATTAGGAAATTACTTAAAGAAAAATCAGTAA
- a CDS encoding AAA family ATPase, which produces MNFREEFKLLLRARYPLIYIPTYEEERVEAAIREEATNQGNRPVYTWDFVDGYQGNPNDAGFGRRNPLQALEFIEKLPASAPAVLILRDYHRFLDDVAIARKLRNLARLLKSQPKNIVLLSPRIAIPDDLTEVLTVVEFPLPSAPEIKTEIERLLQSTGNSLSGKVLDDLVRSCQGLSMERIRRVLARAIASHGQLQPEDVDLVLEEKRQTIRQTQILDFYPATEQISDIGGLDNLKDWLIRRGGSFSERARQYGLPHPRGLMLVGIQGTGKSLTAKAIAHHWHLPLLRLDVGRLFGGLVGESESRTRQMIQVAEALAPCILWIDEIDKAFSGLGSKGDAGTTSRVFGTFINWLAEKTSPVFVVATANDIQALPPEMLRKGRFDEIFFVGLPTQEERKAIFNVHLSRLRPHNLKSYDIDRLAYETPDFSGAEIEQTLIEAMHIGFSQNRDFTKDDILEAASQIIPLARTAVEQIQQLQEWAAAGRARLASKHSPLSDSFGKLR; this is translated from the coding sequence ATGAACTTTCGTGAAGAGTTTAAACTGCTGCTACGCGCCCGCTACCCCTTGATTTATATTCCTACCTATGAGGAGGAGCGGGTAGAAGCAGCTATCCGGGAAGAAGCAACTAACCAAGGTAATCGCCCAGTCTATACTTGGGATTTTGTCGATGGTTACCAGGGAAACCCTAATGATGCGGGGTTTGGGCGGCGTAACCCGTTGCAAGCTTTAGAATTTATCGAAAAATTACCAGCCTCTGCGCCAGCAGTATTGATTTTACGAGATTATCATCGCTTTTTAGATGATGTGGCGATCGCTCGCAAACTCCGCAACCTCGCCCGACTCCTGAAGTCGCAACCAAAAAATATTGTACTGCTGTCCCCACGCATCGCCATTCCTGACGATTTAACCGAAGTGCTGACAGTCGTCGAGTTTCCGTTACCCAGTGCCCCAGAAATTAAAACTGAGATCGAACGCTTACTGCAAAGTACTGGTAACTCACTTTCTGGGAAAGTTTTAGATGACTTGGTGCGCTCTTGTCAAGGGCTTTCGATGGAAAGGATTCGGCGGGTTTTGGCAAGAGCGATCGCTAGCCACGGTCAATTGCAGCCAGAAGACGTGGATCTGGTTTTGGAAGAAAAGCGCCAAACTATCCGCCAGACCCAAATCCTGGACTTCTACCCCGCCACTGAGCAAATTTCTGATATTGGCGGACTGGATAACTTAAAAGATTGGCTGATTCGTCGGGGAGGCTCATTTAGTGAACGGGCAAGGCAGTACGGATTACCGCACCCCCGTGGTTTAATGTTGGTGGGTATTCAGGGAACTGGTAAATCGTTAACTGCAAAAGCGATCGCTCATCACTGGCATTTACCCCTGCTACGTTTGGATGTGGGGCGGTTATTTGGTGGTTTGGTGGGCGAGTCAGAATCTCGCACCCGCCAAATGATTCAGGTAGCTGAAGCCCTCGCCCCCTGTATTTTGTGGATTGATGAAATAGATAAAGCCTTTTCGGGGCTTGGTAGCAAAGGTGATGCCGGTACTACTAGCCGCGTCTTTGGCACATTTATTAACTGGCTAGCCGAAAAGACCTCACCCGTGTTTGTCGTCGCCACCGCCAACGATATTCAAGCCCTACCGCCAGAAATGCTGCGTAAAGGGCGGTTTGATGAAATTTTCTTTGTGGGTTTGCCCACCCAAGAAGAGAGAAAAGCAATTTTTAATGTTCATTTATCCCGACTGCGCCCCCATAACTTAAAAAGTTATGACATCGACAGGTTAGCATACGAGACACCCGACTTTTCTGGGGCAGAAATTGAGCAAACTTTAATTGAAGCGATGCACATTGGATTTAGCCAAAACCGTGATTTTACTAAAGACGATATTTTAGAGGCTGCTAGTCAAATCATCCCCTTAGCGCGAACTGCCGTCGAGCAAATTCAGCAACTTCAAGAATGGGCTGCTGCGGGGAGAGCGCGTTTAGCATCGAAACACAGTCCTTTGAGCGATAGCTTCGGTAAGCTACGGTAA